The following coding sequences are from one Pseudopipra pipra isolate bDixPip1 chromosome 16, bDixPip1.hap1, whole genome shotgun sequence window:
- the NPW gene encoding LOW QUALITY PROTEIN: neuropeptide W (The sequence of the model RefSeq protein was modified relative to this genomic sequence to represent the inferred CDS: deleted 3 bases in 2 codons) codes for MLGAVGRMPASRGEAAGGGRRGAAGAEPRGPSRRRYKPAGRGRGAAVAGAPGAGSHPARTPARTLPAPARAMGRGQLSGGAWGALVLLGLILPAAPAGAWYKHVASPRYHTVGRASGLLMGVRRSPYLWRRELPAEPPRHPGPPPGDSPPRPGRPAGLSPPPAAPAPPPPGPGRLLQLLLRRGWGGPRPAPARPPPGPRQPQLFPLKDVALTR; via the exons ATGCTGGGGGCCGTGGGGAGGATGCCGGCATCCCGGGGGGAGGCTGCCGGgggagggcggcggggggcTGCCGGGGCGGAGCCGCGG GGCCCCTCCCGACGGCGCTATAAAccggcggggcgcgggcgcGGGGCAGCCGTCGCTGGGGCGCCCGGGGCCGGGTCGCACCCTGCCCGCACCCCTGCCCGCACCTTGCCCGCA CCTGCCCGGGCcatggggagggggcagctgtCGGGGGGCGCCTGGGGcgccctggtgctgctggggctgatcCTGCCGGCCGCCCCGGCGGGCGCCTGGTACAAGCACGTCGCCAGCCCCCGGTACCACACGGTGGGTCGCGCCTCGGGGCTGCTGATGGGGGTCCGCCGCTCCCCCTACCTCTGGCGGCGGGAGCTGCCGGCCGAGCCCCCCCGGCACCCCGGGCCGCCCCCCGGGGACAGCCCCCCGCGCCcgggccgccccgccgggctcagccccccgcccgccgccccggccccgccgccgcccggccccggccgcctcctgcagctcctgctccggcggggctggggcggcccccgcccggcccccgcacgacccccgcccgg
- the ZNF598 gene encoding E3 ubiquitin-protein ligase ZNF598 isoform X2 encodes MVVRRSGPRSVVWAGRRGAEAAMAAMAGAGPGPAEGPCVLCCGELDVLALGRCEHPICYRCSVRMRALCGVRYCAVCREELRQVVFGRKLPSFSSIALHQLQHEKKYDIYFMDGEVYALYRKLLQHECSLCPDAKPFNTFADLEQHMRKQHELFCCKLCVKHLKIFTSERKWYSRKDLARHRIHGDPDDTSHRGHPLCKFCDERYLDNDELLKHLRRDHYFCHFCDSDGAQEYYSDYEYLREHFREKHFLCEEGRCSTEQFTHAFRTEIDYKAHKTACHSKSRAEARQNRHIDLQFTYTPRHPRRNDGVVGAEDYEEVDRYNRQGRTGRLNGRGSQQNRRGSWRYKREEEDRDVAAAVRASVAAKRQEEKKRVEDKEDGGSSRGKKEDLRDPDVLGSKRVAKAPNDVAAAANGALSQDDFPAIGSPAGPLQGSAQPALVKLKEEDFPSLSSSAAPAISSGMSLTYTATAKKAAFQEEDFPALVSKMKPNNKTVTNITSAWNNGSSKNVVKAITNPCVSQPAKKPSLNTSKGSKKSNKLCESDDEDGGGGLTTQEIRNTPTMFDVSSLLAASTSQTFTKVGKKKKVGVEKQRPSSPRPAPDTAFLRPCAEKPPEAEQPSRVFPAPHGPDRPTAVMNGHSEKSSAVCGTPKEPPGLKKPTVTNKCPLPQEDFPALGSSGSARMPPPPGFNSVVLLKNPPPPPGLSVPVSKPPPGFAVIPSTNISEPVTTALKEPKPCHGSYLIPENFQQRNIQLIQSIKEFLQSDESKFNKFKTHSGQFRQGVISAAQYYKSCRELLGENFKKIFKELLVLLPDTVKQQELLSAHNDFRVKEKQSSNRPKKNKKNVWQVESPADLDCYICPTCKQVLTQQDVVTHKALHIEDEEFPSLQAISRIIS; translated from the exons ATGGTGGTGCGGCGCTCTGGCCCGCGCTCGGTGGTGtgggcggggcggcgcggggccgaGGCCGCCATGGCCGCCATGgccggcgcggggccgggcccggccgAGGGGCCGTGTGTGCTGTGCTGCGGGGAGCTGGACGTGCTGGCGCTCGGCCGCTGCGAGCACCCCATCTGCTACCGCTGCTCCGTGCGGATGCGGGCGCTCTGCGGCGTCCGCTACTGCGCCGTGTGCCGGGAGGAGCTGCGGCAG GTGGTTTTTGGGAGGAAGCTCCCGTCCTTCTCCTCCATAGCCCTTCATCAGCTGCAGCATGAGAAGAAATATGACATTTATTTCATGGATGGGGAGGTCTATGCCCTGTACAG gaagctgctgcagcacGAGTGCTCCTTGTGCCCTGATGCCAAGCCCTTCAACACCTTTGCAGACCTGGAGCAGCACATGAGGAAGCAGCATGAGCTCTTCTGCTGCAAACTCTGTGTCAAACACCTAAAG ATTTTCACCTCTGAAAGGAAGTGGTACTCCAGGAAGGACCTGGCCCGGCACCGGATCCACGGGGACCCCGACGACACGTCCCACCGGGGGCACCCCCTGTGCAAGTTCTGCGACGAGCGGTACCTGGACAACGACGAGCTGCTCAAACACCTGCGCAGGGATCACTACTTCTGCCACTTCTGCGACTCCGACGGCGCTCAGGAGTACTACAG TGACTACGAGTACCTGCGGGAGCACTTCCGCGAGAAGCACTTCCTGTGCGAGGAGGGCCGGTGCAGCACGGAGCAGTTCACGCACGCCTTCCGCACCGAGATCGACTACAAGGCCCACAAGACAGCCTGTCACAGCAAGAGCAGGGCCGAGGCCCGGCAGAACCGCCACATCGACCTCCAGTTCACCTAcaccccccggcacccccgcAGGAACGACG GTGTTGTAGGTGCAGAGGACTATGAAGAGGTTGACAGGTACAACAGGCAAGGGAGGACGGGCAGGTTGAATGGCCGGGGGAGCCAACAGAACAGGAGAGGCAGCTGGAGGTACAAGAG GGAAGAAGAAGACAGGGATGTTGCAGCAGCAGTCAGGGCGTCTGTGGCAGCCAAACggcaggaagagaagaaaagggtgGAGGACAAAGAGGAcggcggcagcagcagagggaagaaggaggattTGAGGGATCCCGACGTGCTCGGCTCCAAACGTGTGGCAAAGGCTCCGAACGATGTGGCAG CAGCTGCTAATGGTGCTCTCAGCCAAGACGACTTTCCAGCAATTGGCTCGCCAGCAGGACCTCTCCAAGG ctctgcccagccagCACTGGTTAAGCTTAAAGAAGAAGATTTCCCAAGCCTGTCATCCTCTGCAGCTCCCGCCATCTCGTCTGGGATGTCTCTGACATACACAGCGACTGCAAAGAAAGCGGCCTTCCAAGAGGAGGACTTCCCAGCCCTGGTGTCCAAAATGAAGCCCAACAATAAGACAGTAACTAACATCACATCTGCATGGAACAACGGTTCCAGCAAAAACGTGGTCAAAGCCATCACCAACCCCTGTGTCAGCCAGCCAGCCAAAAAACCATCCTTGAACACCTCGAAGGGAAGTAAGAAGAGCAATAAACTCTGTGAGTCGGACGACGAAGACGGCGGCGGTGGCTTGACCACCCAGGAGATCCGGAACACGCCGACCATGTTCGACGTCTCGTCCTTGCTGGCGGCTTCTACCTCACAGACTTTTACGAAAGTGGGCAAGAAAAAGAAGGTGGGGGTTGAGAAGCAGAGACCGTCGTCCCCACGCCCGGCCCCGGACACGGCGTTCCTCAGGCCATGCGCGGAAAAGCCCCCGGAAGCAGAGCAGCCCTCCAGGGTGTTCCCTGCTCCCCATGGCCCTGACAGACCCACAGCTGTCATGAATGGTCACTCGGAAAAGTCCTCAGCGGTCTGTGGTACACCCAAAGAGCCCCCCGGCCTTAAAAAGCCCACAGTGACTAACAAATGCCCTTTACCTCAGGAAGACTTCCCAGCTCTTGGGAGCTCAGGATCAGCCAGGATGCCCCCGCCACCAG GCTTTAACTCCGTGGTGCTGTTGAAGAACCCTCCTCCGCCTCCGGGCCTGTCGGTGCCTGTCAGCAAACCCCCCCCGGGCTTCGCTGTCATTCCATCCACCAACATCTCTGAACCTGTCACTACAGCTCTGAAAGA GCCAAAACCCTGTCATGGATCATACTTGATACCTGAGAACTTCCAGCAGAGGAACATCCAGCTCATACAATCcattaaagaatttcttcaaagCGACGAGTCCAAGTTCAATAAATTTAAAACTCATTCTGGGCAGTTCAGGCAG GGTGTGATCTCTGCAGCACAGTACTACAAGAGCTGCCGAGAGCTGCTGGGGGAGAACTTCAAGAAGATTTTTAAGGAGTTGTTGGTGCTGCTGCCGGACACGGTGAAGCAGCAGGAACTGCTCTCTGCTCACAACGACTTCCGAGTCAAGGAGAAACAAAGCTCCAACAGGcccaaaaagaacaaaaagaacgTTTGGCAGGTGGAGTCCCCTGCGGACCTCGACTGCTACATCTGCCCCACGTGTAAGCAAGTGCTGACTCAGCAGGACGTGGTCACCCACAAAGCTTTGCATATTGAGGATGAGGAGTTCCCTTCCTTGCAGGCAATCAGCAGGATCATCAGTTAG
- the ZNF598 gene encoding E3 ubiquitin-protein ligase ZNF598 isoform X1: protein MVVRRSGPRSVVWAGRRGAEAAMAAMAGAGPGPAEGPCVLCCGELDVLALGRCEHPICYRCSVRMRALCGVRYCAVCREELRQVVFGRKLPSFSSIALHQLQHEKKYDIYFMDGEVYALYRKLLQHECSLCPDAKPFNTFADLEQHMRKQHELFCCKLCVKHLKIFTSERKWYSRKDLARHRIHGDPDDTSHRGHPLCKFCDERYLDNDELLKHLRRDHYFCHFCDSDGAQEYYSDYEYLREHFREKHFLCEEGRCSTEQFTHAFRTEIDYKAHKTACHSKSRAEARQNRHIDLQFTYTPRHPRRNDGVVGAEDYEEVDRYNRQGRTGRLNGRGSQQNRRGSWRYKREEEDRDVAAAVRASVAAKRQEEKKRVEDKEDGGSSRGKKEDLRDPDVLGSKRVAKAPNDVAEAAANGALSQDDFPAIGSPAGPLQGSAQPALVKLKEEDFPSLSSSAAPAISSGMSLTYTATAKKAAFQEEDFPALVSKMKPNNKTVTNITSAWNNGSSKNVVKAITNPCVSQPAKKPSLNTSKGSKKSNKLCESDDEDGGGGLTTQEIRNTPTMFDVSSLLAASTSQTFTKVGKKKKVGVEKQRPSSPRPAPDTAFLRPCAEKPPEAEQPSRVFPAPHGPDRPTAVMNGHSEKSSAVCGTPKEPPGLKKPTVTNKCPLPQEDFPALGSSGSARMPPPPGFNSVVLLKNPPPPPGLSVPVSKPPPGFAVIPSTNISEPVTTALKEPKPCHGSYLIPENFQQRNIQLIQSIKEFLQSDESKFNKFKTHSGQFRQGVISAAQYYKSCRELLGENFKKIFKELLVLLPDTVKQQELLSAHNDFRVKEKQSSNRPKKNKKNVWQVESPADLDCYICPTCKQVLTQQDVVTHKALHIEDEEFPSLQAISRIIS, encoded by the exons ATGGTGGTGCGGCGCTCTGGCCCGCGCTCGGTGGTGtgggcggggcggcgcggggccgaGGCCGCCATGGCCGCCATGgccggcgcggggccgggcccggccgAGGGGCCGTGTGTGCTGTGCTGCGGGGAGCTGGACGTGCTGGCGCTCGGCCGCTGCGAGCACCCCATCTGCTACCGCTGCTCCGTGCGGATGCGGGCGCTCTGCGGCGTCCGCTACTGCGCCGTGTGCCGGGAGGAGCTGCGGCAG GTGGTTTTTGGGAGGAAGCTCCCGTCCTTCTCCTCCATAGCCCTTCATCAGCTGCAGCATGAGAAGAAATATGACATTTATTTCATGGATGGGGAGGTCTATGCCCTGTACAG gaagctgctgcagcacGAGTGCTCCTTGTGCCCTGATGCCAAGCCCTTCAACACCTTTGCAGACCTGGAGCAGCACATGAGGAAGCAGCATGAGCTCTTCTGCTGCAAACTCTGTGTCAAACACCTAAAG ATTTTCACCTCTGAAAGGAAGTGGTACTCCAGGAAGGACCTGGCCCGGCACCGGATCCACGGGGACCCCGACGACACGTCCCACCGGGGGCACCCCCTGTGCAAGTTCTGCGACGAGCGGTACCTGGACAACGACGAGCTGCTCAAACACCTGCGCAGGGATCACTACTTCTGCCACTTCTGCGACTCCGACGGCGCTCAGGAGTACTACAG TGACTACGAGTACCTGCGGGAGCACTTCCGCGAGAAGCACTTCCTGTGCGAGGAGGGCCGGTGCAGCACGGAGCAGTTCACGCACGCCTTCCGCACCGAGATCGACTACAAGGCCCACAAGACAGCCTGTCACAGCAAGAGCAGGGCCGAGGCCCGGCAGAACCGCCACATCGACCTCCAGTTCACCTAcaccccccggcacccccgcAGGAACGACG GTGTTGTAGGTGCAGAGGACTATGAAGAGGTTGACAGGTACAACAGGCAAGGGAGGACGGGCAGGTTGAATGGCCGGGGGAGCCAACAGAACAGGAGAGGCAGCTGGAGGTACAAGAG GGAAGAAGAAGACAGGGATGTTGCAGCAGCAGTCAGGGCGTCTGTGGCAGCCAAACggcaggaagagaagaaaagggtgGAGGACAAAGAGGAcggcggcagcagcagagggaagaaggaggattTGAGGGATCCCGACGTGCTCGGCTCCAAACGTGTGGCAAAGGCTCCGAACGATGTGGCAG AAGCAGCTGCTAATGGTGCTCTCAGCCAAGACGACTTTCCAGCAATTGGCTCGCCAGCAGGACCTCTCCAAGG ctctgcccagccagCACTGGTTAAGCTTAAAGAAGAAGATTTCCCAAGCCTGTCATCCTCTGCAGCTCCCGCCATCTCGTCTGGGATGTCTCTGACATACACAGCGACTGCAAAGAAAGCGGCCTTCCAAGAGGAGGACTTCCCAGCCCTGGTGTCCAAAATGAAGCCCAACAATAAGACAGTAACTAACATCACATCTGCATGGAACAACGGTTCCAGCAAAAACGTGGTCAAAGCCATCACCAACCCCTGTGTCAGCCAGCCAGCCAAAAAACCATCCTTGAACACCTCGAAGGGAAGTAAGAAGAGCAATAAACTCTGTGAGTCGGACGACGAAGACGGCGGCGGTGGCTTGACCACCCAGGAGATCCGGAACACGCCGACCATGTTCGACGTCTCGTCCTTGCTGGCGGCTTCTACCTCACAGACTTTTACGAAAGTGGGCAAGAAAAAGAAGGTGGGGGTTGAGAAGCAGAGACCGTCGTCCCCACGCCCGGCCCCGGACACGGCGTTCCTCAGGCCATGCGCGGAAAAGCCCCCGGAAGCAGAGCAGCCCTCCAGGGTGTTCCCTGCTCCCCATGGCCCTGACAGACCCACAGCTGTCATGAATGGTCACTCGGAAAAGTCCTCAGCGGTCTGTGGTACACCCAAAGAGCCCCCCGGCCTTAAAAAGCCCACAGTGACTAACAAATGCCCTTTACCTCAGGAAGACTTCCCAGCTCTTGGGAGCTCAGGATCAGCCAGGATGCCCCCGCCACCAG GCTTTAACTCCGTGGTGCTGTTGAAGAACCCTCCTCCGCCTCCGGGCCTGTCGGTGCCTGTCAGCAAACCCCCCCCGGGCTTCGCTGTCATTCCATCCACCAACATCTCTGAACCTGTCACTACAGCTCTGAAAGA GCCAAAACCCTGTCATGGATCATACTTGATACCTGAGAACTTCCAGCAGAGGAACATCCAGCTCATACAATCcattaaagaatttcttcaaagCGACGAGTCCAAGTTCAATAAATTTAAAACTCATTCTGGGCAGTTCAGGCAG GGTGTGATCTCTGCAGCACAGTACTACAAGAGCTGCCGAGAGCTGCTGGGGGAGAACTTCAAGAAGATTTTTAAGGAGTTGTTGGTGCTGCTGCCGGACACGGTGAAGCAGCAGGAACTGCTCTCTGCTCACAACGACTTCCGAGTCAAGGAGAAACAAAGCTCCAACAGGcccaaaaagaacaaaaagaacgTTTGGCAGGTGGAGTCCCCTGCGGACCTCGACTGCTACATCTGCCCCACGTGTAAGCAAGTGCTGACTCAGCAGGACGTGGTCACCCACAAAGCTTTGCATATTGAGGATGAGGAGTTCCCTTCCTTGCAGGCAATCAGCAGGATCATCAGTTAG